In Acinetobacter sp. WCHAc010034, a genomic segment contains:
- a CDS encoding SinR family protein translates to MLKSYMIGYDLNKSGKNYSGLTEKIKEISGTWWHHLDSTWIVKSEKSAVEIRDLLSPFIDADDELLVAGLSGDAAWKGFNSKGSEWIKKHL, encoded by the coding sequence ATGCTAAAATCTTATATGATTGGTTATGACCTAAATAAATCAGGAAAAAATTATTCAGGTCTTACTGAAAAAATTAAAGAAATATCTGGAACTTGGTGGCATCACTTAGACTCTACATGGATCGTAAAATCTGAAAAATCTGCTGTAGAAATTCGCGATTTATTGTCTCCTTTTATTGATGCCGATGATGAGCTTTTAGTTGCTGGTTTGTCTGGTGATGCTGCTTGGAAAGGGTTTAATTCCAAAGGATCGGAATGGATCAAGAAGCATCTTTAG